A DNA window from Lachancea thermotolerans CBS 6340 chromosome G complete sequence contains the following coding sequences:
- the TRS85 gene encoding Trs85p (similar to uniprot|P46944 Saccharomyces cerevisiae YDR108W GSG1 Subunit of TRAPP (transport protein particle) a multi-subunit complex involved in targeting and/or fusion of ER-to-Golgi transport vesicles with their acceptor compartment protein has late meiotic role following DNA replication), which produces MPLSFGKYMNLAFHLDSALEPVPTEISRKIVSSAVSPVVTVTSTAALDEHIQESYGVDSLYMLLRYFGDCVSDRDQAEAGPELGTESGKNRNRARSNSLFQRQASHYLRFTRPLTDLIDVRESRDLLFDYHSLEVFLEKYLSLVEANTTSDTPHTLLQHSIYHKFFTTAISSTAHLSPYESFNHPVASLLALDISKDQGYEEARDLLIAFKNMHNTTPHFPAFINVNDILPVFLLCYEEDSREQFELCQSLSKTIKKQLFVESLLLPCWGQNINAGASPSRILHQPIMSSLEETMYSMMKESTITLPLSLINYIYDRLTNLIDELMIPFMKRKISFWDESILQPRKSIFPNSKFFRKLISKTPAPPPASDSATHSQQGVAYFAATSNEFILRKLADWSFMLSDFKNAYSTYELLSKDFEQRPEYLASCLEWCALSVLMGAQSIVTVKMIKNDIDPLINRALKSYELSARKAKEKNAQLKSSALAKKAEKDSKSATLPSTVSDEHSGQELDEGVSSAPSQSAQSYETRCMLLAAELFLSLSDTWTATPYAIKYLETILDECTLGSLSEIVLWERLAYCYALRVDPRVKGKLPSLDGQSGQNEKRGEESEGSDESDDETQKYDHKISQNCMASLGLARRRKSTLFRLIATKKWTESKQWRQAYWGLKDIEVVYSELDFANRDDLILEKLRKKIHEHEPLPQKLNTSFIST; this is translated from the coding sequence ATGCCGCTATCATTTGGAAAGTATATGAACCTTGCGTTCCACCTGGATTCGGCACTTGAGCCGGTTCCCACAGAAATATCGCGGAAAATCGTTTCAAGTGCAGTGTCGCCGGTGGTGACAGTGACCTCGACTGCAGCTCTAGACGAACACATCCAGGAGTCGTATGGTGTTGATTCGCTCTATATGCTGCTGCGGTACTTCGGAGACTGCGTATCAGATAGGGATCAAGCTGAGGCAGGTCCGGAGCTTGGCACGGAGTCTGGCAAAAATAGGAACCGAGCTCGCTCTAATAGCCTTTTCCAGCGGCAAGCTTCGCATTATCTCAGGTTCACACGTCCTCTCACAGACTTGATTGACGTGCGTGAATCCCGCGACTTGCTCTTTGATTATCACTCGCTGGAGGTTTTTCTGGAAAAGTATCTCAGCCTGGTTGAGGCCAACACTACATCAGATACACCACACACGCTTCTCCAACACTCCATCTACCATAAGTTCTTTACAACCGCTATTTCTTCCACGGCGCACCTGTCGCCGTACGAATCTTTCAATCATCCGGTCGCTTCACTTTTAGCGCTCGATATTTCGAAAGACCAGGGCTACGAGGAGGCTAGAGATCTTTTGATTGCTTTTAAGAACATGCATAATACAACTCCCCACTTTCCAGCTTTCATAAATGTGAACGACATCTTACCTGTGTTTCTGCTGTGTTATGAAGAGGACTCGCGCGAACAATTCGAGCTATGCCAGTCCTTATCTAAGACCATCAAAAAACAATTATTCGTGGAAAGTTTGCTTTTACCTTGTTGGGGTCAGAATATCAACGCCGGGGCTTCCCCCAGCCGTATCTTGCATCAGCCAATAATGTCGTCCCTGGAGGAAACCATGTATTCAATGATGAAAGAAAGTACGATTACACTTCCCCTTTCCCTAATCAACTACATATACGACCGCCTTACAAACCTAATTGATGAACTCATGATTCCTTTCATGAAGCGCAAGATCTCCTTTTGGGACGAAAGCATACTGCAACCTCGAAAATCAATCTTTCCAAACTCAAAATTCTTCCGCAAGCTCATATCAAAAACTCCCGCGCCTCCACCTGCGAGCGATTCCGCGACCCATAGCCAACAAGGAGTTGCATATTTCGCAGCTACATCTAACGAGTTTATTCTTCGAAAGTTGGCGGATTGGTCTTTTATGCTGtcagacttcaaaaacgcCTATTCTACGTATGAATTACTTTCCAaggattttgaacaacGTCCAGAATACTTAGCATCATGCTTGGAGTGGTGTGCTCTTTCTGTACTGATGGGTGCGCAAAGCATAGTCACGGTGAAAATGATCAAGAACGACATTGATCCTTTGATCAACAGGGCTTTAAAGTCATATGAACTATCTGCTCGTaaagcaaaagaaaaaaacgCACAGCTGAAGAGTAGCGCACttgcaaaaaaagctgagaaAGACTCAAAAAGTGCTACTCTCCCTTCAACTGTTTCGGATGAACATAGTGGTCAAGAACTAGATGAGGGTGTAAGTTCAGCTCCCTCACAGTCTGCTCAAAGTTACGAAACAAGGTGTATGCTTTTAGCTGCTGaactgtttttgagcttgagcgaCACGTGGACTGCAACCCCATATGCCATCAAGTATCTCGAAACAATTCTTGATGAATGCACATTAGGTTCACTATCTGAAATTGTGTTATGGGAAAGATTGGCTTACTGTTATGCTCTAAGAGTCGATCCTAGGGTTAAAGGAAAGCTGCCCAGCTTAGATGGGCAAAGCGGCCAGAACGAAAAACGGGGAGAAGAGTCGGAAGGCTCTGATGAGTCTGACGATGAAACCCAGAAATATGACCACAAAATATCGCAAAATTGCATGGCTTCTCTTGGCTTAGCAAGAAGGCGCAAGTCAACACTATTCCGTTTGATAGCGACCAAAAAATGGACAGAATCTAAACAGTGGAGACAAGCTTATTGGGGGCTCAAGGACATCGAGGTAGTGTATTCTGAACTGGACTTTGCTAATAGAGACGATTtgattttggagaagcTGCGAAAAAAGATTCACGAACACGAGCCACTACCTCAGAAGTTGAATACTTCTTTCATCAGTACGTAG
- the SLO1 gene encoding Slo1p (similar to uniprot|Q3E784 Saccharomyces cerevisiae YER180C-A SLO1 SCOCO like ORF) — translation MNEESENLQEIPAETRESSVASNSASTKQDKTDLLAKTKLLRDTLQLLLEKSEEQKKVCEQLAHENRYLQDYVENLMSSGNVLDK, via the coding sequence ATGAACGAGGAGAGCGAGAATCTACAGGAAATCCCAGCTGAAACTCGTGAGAGCTCTGTTGCTAGCAATTCCGCCAGCACAAAGCAAGATAAAACCGATCTTCTAGCGAAGACTAAACTATTAAGAGACACcctccagctgctgcttgaaaagtcagaagaacaaaagaaggtcTGTGAGCAATTGGCTCATGAAAACAGGTATTTACAAGACTACGTGGAAAACTTGATGTCGTCCGGTAATGTTTTAGACAAGTAA
- the ARP10 gene encoding Arp10p (weakly similar to uniprot|Q04549 Saccharomyces cerevisiae YDR106W), which translates to MPRTQIVLQIDHHRILLGKSGDAKPFVRAVPNDADIYSKVFLARSLQNMFQYSLMMKPSDAEVLLLEDVLLPLELKQLVSRVLLETLKVSSIMFVPDVLTTCIAGGVRNAIVVDIAWEHLVIVPVFDLRILQKQMVVSSRGGKFLHQMAGEAKQEDLVYQIEEAGLWQKEDFAYLRNRIKKEFIGYDNEEIFDIDELPIVQMLKRVYKDLPLDIRGRLKQRVIVTGWLSTSEGFRKQLEKAICPHFSLITSMGPWVGGSLYLEHYVDLERSQTSRKLKRCKSVDEVVLEDWHLQSFRSYTRNCC; encoded by the coding sequence ATGCCTCGGACGCAGATTGTGCTCCAAATAGATCACCACAGAATACTTCTGGGGAAATCTGGTGATGCCAAGCCGTTTGTCAGGGCTGTGCCAAACGATGCTGACATTTACAGCAAGGTGTTTCTAGCGAGATCCCTCCAGAACATGTTCCAGTATTcgttgatgatgaagccATCAGATGCTGAGGTATTACTACTCGAGGATGTCTTACTACCATTAGAACTCAAGCAGCTGGTTTCGAGGGTTTTGCTGGAAACACTGAAGGTTTCAAGCATAATGTTCGTTCCGGATGTTTTAACGACGTGTATAGCCGGCGGTGTCCGAAATGCTATCGTAGTAGATATTGCATGGGAGCATTTAGTTATCGTGCCCGTATTTGATCTGCGAATTCTTCAGAAACAGATGGTTGTGAGTTCTAGAGGAGGGaagtttcttcatcaaatgGCAGGAGAAGCTAAGCAGGAGGACCTTGTATATcaaattgaagaagcagggctatggcaaaaagaagactttGCCTATCTCAGAAATCGCATTAAAAAAGAGTTTATTGGCTATGATAATGAAGAAATCTTTGACATTGATGAACTTCCTATAGTACAAATGCTAAAGAGGGTTTACAAGGATCTTCCACTCGACATAAGAGGAAGGCTTAAACAACGCGTAATAGTGACAGGCTGGCTAAGCACATCGGAGGGGTTCCGAaagcagcttgaaaaggCAATATGCCCACATTTTTCTCTTATAACCTCCATGGGCCCATGGGTCGGTGGCAGCCTGTACCTGGAGCATTATGTCGACCTTGAGAGGTCCCAAACGAGCCGGAAGCTGAAGCGCTGCAAAAGCGTTGATGAGGTAGTTTTAGAAGATTGGCACCTGcaaagttttcgaagttATACACGGAATTGTTGCTAA
- the ISC10 gene encoding Isc10p (weakly similar to uniprot|P32645 Saccharomyces cerevisiae YER180C ISC10 Protein required for sporulation transcript is induced 7.5 hours after induction of meiosis expected to play significant role in the formation of reproductive cells) encodes MADTHNRGGHHLQPHDENELSVLRPAATKVVLNKKTFFREVHVSDHQYELQTLHTNTGSSVVPTAATTTQLSLPVNGLRVPKPLHLKDYASPPALTGKKRPLDPISTFGTVEEGPTTDLLRPFIPITVRNDKLLPDGESLDLSSLANELPTSVDFPPFLHLEEYEKPLDRDDYEGLCLAALQDEFMRIATGEGPVFDRQLEIEEKEGQLSFLEYPLYYLFGVDRTGYFELKEERDRFQSCPWSRFANIKKQSETTNSESESALTSASIESSLEFLS; translated from the coding sequence ATGGCTGATACACACAACCGCGGAGGCCACCACCTACAGCCCCATGACGAAAATGAACTTTCAGTTTTAAGACCTGCCGCAACCAAAGTGGTGCTCAATAAGAAGACGTTTTTTAGAGAAGTACATGTCTCCGATCATCAGTATGAACTGCAGACCCTCCACACAAATACGGGCTCATCCGTTGTGCCAACTGCTGCAACTACTACTCAATTGAGTTTGCCAGTGAATGGCTTAAGAGTTCCAAAACCTCTCCACCTCAAAGACTACGCTTCACCCCCCGCGCTTACgggaaaaaaaaggcctcTGGACCCAATTTCCACATTCGGCACCGTAGAGGAAGGGCCGACTACAGATCTTTTGCGGCCTTTTATTCCGATTACTGTCCGCAACGACAAGCTGCTTCCAGATGGTGAGAGCCTTGACTTGTCGTCCCTCGCAAATGAGTTGCCTACAAGTGTGGATTTCCCTCCGTTCCTTCACTTAGAAGAGTACGAAAAGCCTTTGGACCGTGACGATTACGAGGGCCTCTGTCTTGCCGCGCTACAGGACGAGTTTATGCGGATAGCAACCGGAGAGGGGCCCGTCTTTGATAGACAGCtggaaattgaagaaaaggaaggCCAGCTTTCATTCCTTGAGTATCCCCTATATTATTTGTTTGGAGTAGACAGAACAGGTTATTTTGAGCTTAAAGAAGAGCGCGACAGATTTCAAAGCTGTCCCTGGTCTAGGTTTGCaaacatcaaaaaacaGAGTGAGACAACAAATTCAGAAAGCGAGAGTGCCTTAACCTCCGCGTCAATAGAATCTTCGCTTGAGTTTCTATCTTAG
- the RAX2 gene encoding Rax2p (similar to uniprot|Q12465 Saccharomyces cerevisiae YLR084C RAX2 N-glycosylated protein involved in the maintenance of bud site selection during bipolar budding localization requires Rax1p) translates to MRATTCLATSVLALAKFCSGSHLDALESKLGVEVYDIPNLDLSKSKNNEVQLLGNFKDINILKYSGQKNFTGEVSGNPENALIYYSNETFLEIYSSSDSSEVFSVDHIVPFKDDAFILSGAGSISGHQLSRQLLFNLSSLEFREIFGQDLAQVNTITANGDKVFFGGSFEYEMSNQTIHSLLVWDSIKDGVEVLPFGGFGKNSTVNSILNLDNSNILFAGNFSAVDNTQQLNNINVSNTSNTSVPELGHQISLQSAAWVSDGTLDKSAIKCPSTESTGWLKTGSTQGQFELYMPEETRPSKLRVFNARDSDEQVSLFRIVTTPSNGIMNLTYLDPTTGELASCDAWCPLLSSQNLTDISSKSYPGDQVQYFENRTTLQWSESFQDFAFVNNVPVSDLTFIALDSYGSSVGLAGIELYESAYSVYANNTLNAPNCAQGSATSNALLSNSSAWDSGSSEGNYLSTSVQDSETNPFVIFYPSIIYPGVYTIDVLTPGCLEDSSCQTRGIINATIRDVQNNTLLDSIEIYQNNDYEKFDTLYSGFLDSEVKVTLEFDGAINSGTEVPVMVASKIVVNIEDFDQSVFENNTSGFINGLLHYSTSNTSSFLSELGSYSATDLAHYSVSKLPKHSNIFANMFEDDLVLFTTDGEMARLKLANNLSIEEYTFETIGKDISTISEYSGGLIIVGTFNGSSEPAARGFNGTFFNLTEFNSTVRTFSNLTLGQTEMLIFDKNIILNGTTGEKIYDTSKLTLEVASAGRNPYNDTLFQGYVLQNDYTNLNGSFFISTNSEEVSQNFWALGGKLPYDAAFVDNSTTAYAYYNPDNTSNSFGVSVMNDSGSTVQLSAWSGKVGAMASSKNDSLLAIGGKDQHTDSQLLVTNSSSGESLASYKWDSEISLNSIIFFARNNSVLVGGSFRVNNTQCSGLCLFNYQDKKWSPFLNNSIRGVINRMEIFNNSNLLIAGSFRLNETDGVSLASICLKDSSSEILHEGNITLNGFVSMDGSSNNVVAFSDTSLLQLESGKWQQISTNFTENSKFKGLDVFPLKDTTRKQKRDSSSKVLLITGSLQHAKFGSINAAFYDSGEWTPFLSSNQATSSSDLETSHVFLNRDLSDFLDYKGYLQGTFSSNTSSGTSGTPSPSGSSPSNLQRKKKKIDRGFIVLISLALALGTLAVLGLLGVIFSYFFGDSGDGYQLSKPRTDENEMIDTVPPEKLMRFI, encoded by the coding sequence ATGCGCGCTACGACATGCCTAGCAACATCGGTTTTGGCTCTGGCTAAATTCTGTTCAGGGTCCCATTTAGATGCTCTAGAGAGTAAATTAGGTGTCGAAGTTTATGATATACCCAACCTCGATCTCTCGAAAAGTAAGAACAATGAAGTCCAGCTTTTGGGGAACTTCAAGGATATCAACATCTTAAAATACTCGGGGCAAAAAAACTTTACCGGTGAGGTCAGCGGTAATCCCGAAAATGCATTGATCTACTACTCCAATGAGACTTTCCTCGAGATATATTCTTCTTCCGACTCAAGCGAAGTGTTTTCCGTCGATCACATTGTACCTTTCAAAGACGATGCGTTCATATTGAGTGGGGCAGGTTCGATTTCAGGACATCAATTAAGTCGCCAACTTTTATTCAACCTCTCAAGTCTGGAGTTCAGAGAGATTTTTGGCCAGGACCTTGCACAGGTGAACACCATAACAGCCAATGGTGacaaagttttctttggtGGATCTTTTGAGTACGAGATGTCCAATCAAACCATTCACAGTCTCCTGGTTTGGGATTCTATTAAGGATGGTGTAGAGGTTTTACCATTTGGGGGATTTGGCAAAAACTCTACAGTGAActccattttgaacttggacAATTCAAACATTCTTTTCGCTGGGAACTTTTCCGCAGTTGACAATACCCAACAGCTCAATAACATCAACGTTTCTAATACCTCCAACACGTCTGTCCCAGAACTTGGACACCAGATTTCTCTCCAAAGTGCAGCCTGGGTTTCAGACGGTACTTTAGATAAGAGCGCAATCAAATGTCCATCAACAGAAAGCACTGGATGGCTTAAAACGGGGAGCACCCAGGGTCAGTTCGAGCTCTACATGCCGGAGGAGACAAGGCCGTCGAAGCTAAGGGTCTTCAATGCTAGAGATTCTGATGAGCAGGTTTCATTATTTCGCATTGTAACAACACCTTCTAACGGTATCATGAATCTCACATACCTTGACCCTACTACGGGCGAATTAGCAAGCTGTGATGCCTGGTGTCCTTTACTTTCGAGCCAAAATCTGACTGACATTAGCTCCAAGTCTTACCCTGGTGATCAAGTTCAGTACTTTGAAAATCGAACTACATTACAATGGTCCGAATCGTTTCAAGATTTCGCATTCGTTAACAACGTACCAGTCTCAGACTTGACATTTATTGCTTTGGACTCATATGGATCAAGTGTAGGTCTAGCCGGAATAGAGCTTTACGAAAGTGCATATTCCGTTTATGCCAATAATACTCTTAACGCGCCAAACTGCGCCCAAGGTTCAGCAACATCAAACGCATTGTTGTCGAATTCGTCTGCATGGGATTCAGGTTCATCCGAAGGCAACTATTTGAGCACTTCCGTTCAAGATTCCGAAACCAATCCATTTGTCATCTTTTACCCCAGCATAATATACCCAGGAGTTTACACCATCGATGTGTTGACGCCAGGCTGTCTTGAAGATAGCTCTTGCCAAACTCGCGGCATAATTAACGCAACAATTAGAGACGTTCAAAACAATACCTTGCTCGATTCCATCGAGATCTACCAAAATAACGATTACGAAAAGTTCGACACTCTGTATTCTGGTTTTCTCGATTCTGAAGTTAAGGTTACTCTGGAGTTTGATGGAGCTATCAACAGTGGAACTGAGGTTCCAGTTATGGTAGCAAGTAAGATTGTGGTGAATATCGAAGACTTTGATCAATCAGTATTTGAGAACAATACTTCAGGGTTTATCAACGGTTTACTTCATTATAGCACATCCAATACGTCCTCATTTCTCAGTGAGCTTGGATCGTATTCCGCCACCGATCTTGCACATTACTCCGTCTCCAAGCTGCCTAAGCACTCCAATATTTTTGCCAATATGTTTGAGGATGATTTAGTCTTGTTTACTACCGATGGTGAGATGGCTCGTTTGAAGCTTGCCAATAACTTAAGCATAGAGGAATACACATTTGAGACAATCGGGAAAGACATCAGTACAATTAGTGAATACTCCGGCGGCCTCATTATTGTCGGCACATTCAATGGGTCTTCCGAGCCAGCGGCTAGAGGCTTTAATGGgacatttttcaacttaACCGAATTCAACTCGACTGTAAGAACATTTTCTAACTTGACTCTTGGCCAAACTGAGATGTTgatttttgacaagaacATAATCCTTAATGGCACAACGGGTGAAAAAATTTATGACACCTCTAAACTTACGTTAGAGGTTGCTAGCGCCGGGAGAAACCCCTATAATGACACATTGTTTCAAGGCTATGTTCTACAAAATGACTATACCAATTTGAAtggcagcttcttcatctcgACGAACTCAGAAGAGGTATCGCAAAACTTTTGGGCCCTTGGAGGAAAGTTGCCTTACGATGCAGCCTTTGTTGACAACAGCACTACCGCATATGCATACTACAATCCTGACAACACTAGTAACTCTTTTGGCGTATCAGTTATGAATGATTCTGGTAGTACCGTCCAGTTGAGTGCATGGTCAGGGAAAGTCGGGGCTATGGCAAGCTCGAAAAATGACTCTTTGTTAGCAATTGGCGGAAAGGACCAGCACACCGATTCACAGCTTCTTGTCACTAACAGTAGTTCAGGTGAGAGCCTTGCTAGCTACAAATGGGATTCGGAAATATCTTTGAATTCgatcattttttttgcaaGGAACAATTCAGTCCTAGTTGGGGGAAGCTTCAGAGTTAATAATACACAATGTTCAGGTCTGTGTCTGTTTAACTACCAAGATAAAAAGTGGTCTCCATTCCTGAACAATTCAATTAGAGGAGTAATCAACAGAATGGAAATTTTTAATAACTCCAATTTACTGATTGCAGGATCTTTCAGACTCAATGAAACCGATGGTGTAAGTTTGGCCTCAATTTGTTTAAAGGACAGCTCATCAGAAATCCTTCATGAAGGAAATATAACGCTAAATGGTTTTGTCAGTATGGATGGATCCTCGAATAATGTTGTCGCGTTTTCTGATACAAGTTTGTTGCAACTGGAGAGTGGCAAGTGGCAGCAAATCTCAACAAATTTCACTGAGAATTCGAAGTTTAAGGGACTCGACGTCTTTCCGCTTAAAGACACAaccagaaaacaaaaaagagattCTTCCAGCAAGGTCCTGCTAATCACCGGAAGTTTACAGCATGCAAAGTTTGGCAGCATAAATGCCGCTTTTTATGATTCTGGTGAATGGACTCCATTTTTATCGTCAAATCAAGCAACCTCTTCCTCAGATTTAGAGACAAGTCATGTTTTTCTCAACAGAGACCTCAGTGACTTTCTCGATTATAAAGGTTACTTGCAGGGAACTTTTTCTAGTAACACATCAAGCGGAACAAGCGGGACCCCATCGCCTTCAGGTTCTTCGCCATCAAatttgcaaagaaaaaaaaaaaagatagaCCGCGGATTCATTGTTTTGATAAGTTTGGCATTGGCTCTGGGGACTCTGGCGGTTCTAGGTCTGCTTGGTGTCATATTTTCTTATTTCTTTGGCGATTCAGGTGATGGGTACCAATTGTCGAAACCTCGCACTGACGAGAACGAAATGATAGACACGGTTCCACCTGAAAAACTAATGAGATTtatttga
- the TMN2 gene encoding Tmn2p (similar to uniprot|P32802 Saccharomyces cerevisiae YLR083C EMP70 Protein whose 24kDa cleavage product is found in endosome-enriched membrane fractions predicted to be a transmembrane protein) — protein sequence MVSAILLLSILWASQVSGFYLPGVAPTTYHEGDAIPLLVNHLTPTMYYQHADEDGNDLGDKESLLYSYDYYYPKFHFCRPEKLEKQRESLGSIIFGDRIYNSPFQIEMLKNKECASLCSESIPADDAKFINKLITNGFFQNWLVDGLPAARKTTDVRTKSEFYTPGFELGYVGIGGSELRMNGQGGSQDGDDSGSHGSTKEVSESDYLDAPPAKRSLAKRKQVSNTKELVKQLETPYFANHFEIEVQYHDRGNGNYRVVGVIVNPYSIKRESPDTCDKTGELLKLSETEATEVHFSYSVKFTPSETVWATRWDKYLHVYDPKIQWFSLINFSLVVVFLSTVMIHRLYVTLTDDLSRYNQINLDDDFQEETGWKLIHGDVFRTPERSLILSVLVGSGAQLFLMAACTIGFALLGLLSPSSRGSLTTVMFILYALFGSFGSYTSMATYKFFGGPYWKVNMLLTPILVPGLLFCVMLALNFFLVVVESAGAIPFGTMCVIVLLWFLFSIPLSVAGSLIARKKCKWDEHPTKTKQIPRQIPFQPWYLKTVPASLIAGIFPFGSIAVELYFIYSSLWFNKIFYMFGFLFVSFLLLTLTTSLITVLLTYYSLCLENWKWQWRGFWIGGAGCALYMFIHAILFTKFRLGGFTTIVLYVGYSLVMSLLSCLITGTVGFLSSLWFVRRIYSSVKVD from the coding sequence ATGGTATCAGCGATACTCTTGCTATCGATTTTATGGGCTTCGCAGGTAAGTGGGTTCTACCTGCCTGGAGTTGCGCCGACTACGTACCATGAGGGCGACGCTATTCCTCTCTTGGTCAACCATTTGACTCCCACGATGTACTACCAGCACGCGGATGAGGATGGTAATGACCTTGGAGACAAGGAATCCCTCCTCTACTCATACGATTACTACTATCCAAAGTTCCATTTTTGCAGGCCggagaagctggaaaaacaGCGCGAGTCGCTCGGTTCAATCATATTCGGGGACCGAATCTACAACTCGCCCTTCCAAATCgaaatgctcaaaaacaaggagtGTGCCTCTCTGTGTTCAGAATCAATCCCCGCAGATGACGCaaagttcatcaacaagcttaTTACCAATggctttttccaaaactggCTGGTGGATGGACTTCCAGCGGCTCGCAAAACAACCGATGTCAGAACCAAGTCGGAGTTTTATACGCCAGGCTTTGAACTCGGCTATGTTGGTATTGGGGGATCTGAGCTCAGGATGAACGGTCAAGGTGGTAGTCAAGATGGAGACGATTCTGGCTCCCATGGGTCTACAAAGGAGGTGTCTGAGTCTGATTACCTGGATGCTCCTCCCGCAAAGAGGTCCCTCGCCAAGCGTAAGCAAGTCTCAAACACCAAAGAGTTAGTTAAGCAGTTAGAAACGCCATACTTTGCCAACCATTTCGAAATTGAGGTGCAATACCACGATCGGGGGAATGGCAACTACAGAGTTGTTGGTGTGATTGTGAACCCATATTCCATTAAAAGAGAATCTCCTGACACGTGTGACAAGACCGGGGAAttgttgaagctctcaGAGACTGAGGCTACTGAAGTTCACTTTTCTTACTCTGTGAAGTTTACTCCTTCCGAAACAGTCTGGGCTACCAGATGGGACAAGTACCTGCATGTTTATGATCCTAAAATTCAGTGGTTTTCGCTAATCAACTTCTCCCTAGTTGTTGTATTTTTGTCAACTGTCATGATCCACCGCCTGTACGTTACTTTGACAGACGATCTGTCCAGATATAACCAAATTAACCTAGATGATgacttccaagaagaaacCGGATGGAAGCTAATCCACGGAGACGTCTTCCGCACCCCTGAAAGATCTTTGATTCTCTCCGTATTGGTGGGGTCTGGAGCTCAACTATTTTTGATGGCGGCATGTACCATAGGATTTGCGCTATTAGGCTTGCTCTCTCCATCATCGCGTGGCTCACTCACTACAGTCATGTTCATCCTTTACGCATTGTTTGGTTCTTTTGGTTCTTACACATCCATGGCTACGTACAAATTCTTTGGCGGCCCCTACTGGAAAGTTAACATGCTTCTCACCCCAATCTTGGTTCCAGGTCTACTGTTTTGCGTTATGTTggccttgaacttcttcctAGTTGTCGTCGAGTCAGCGGGCGCCATTCCTTTTGGAACAATGTGCGTTATCGTTTTGCTATGGTTCCTATTTTCCATTCCATTATCGGTGGCAGGCTCATTGATTGCCCGGAAGAAATGCAAGTGGGATGAGCACCCAACTAAAACAAAGCAGATCCCAAGGCAGATACCCTTCCAGCCGTGGTACTTGAAAACAGTTCCTGCATCTCTAATTGCTGGTATTTTCCCGTTCGGTTCCATTGCCGTGGAACTTTATTTCATATATTCCAGCTTGTGGTTCAATAAGATTTTTTACATGTTTGGATTCCTATTTGTGTCGTTTCTACTTCTAACGCTGACGACTTCGCTAATAACCGTGCTGCTTACGTATTACTCTCTATGCTTAGAGAACTGGAAGTGGCAGTGGAGAGGGTTTTGGATTGGTGGGGCTGGCTGCGCGCTATACATGTTCATCCATGCCATTTTGTTCACGAAATTCAGATTGGGCGGCTTCACAACAATTGTGCTATATGTCGGTTATTCCTTGGTCATGTCTTTGCTCTCTTGTCTCATCACTGGTACAGTTggatttttgagcagcttgtGGTTTGTCAGGAGGATCTATTCGTCTGTCAAGGTGGACTGA